The genomic region atcggacatcactATTTTAGATGCTGTTAAAGttgaaaaggtatgcaatttcaaataGTAAATATACTTGTTTTCTGTCAAATTGGAACAAAAATCAATGACATTTATGAGAACATATGAAGTAGTTTATTGACACCtgtcatttccaggtgtttgcgggacCAGAGGAAATGACcgcccgggccttgagtttgacgcccgggccttgagtttgacgccCGTGCTCCGAGTCAAAGGTCGAAGTAAGGAAGCTTGAAGAGAAATGTGTTTGAGCTGAGAAGAGTGTGGCCATGAAAGGTCGGCGAGGGTGACATCTGCTGATAGTAGTCACTCTGCAGGTGTCAGTGCTCGGCATCTGCCCGCCTCACAGCATGACGCTTTTACTGGACAACACACCCTCTCTCCGCACTCCTCAGCTATTATCATGACTATTATCCTAAACAGCAGGCGATGATACGTCATAAAGTACTTTGTTGGGTAAAAGTGTCAACATCAGCAATGGAGACACATCATGGTGTTATCACACCACATTAGTGTCCACTCTATGGGCTATTAGTaaagcttaccaccaccaatgtGGACTCAATGAATAAAGGATCTCCGGAAAATGGTAATAGTgtggctatgtgtgtgtgtagtgtgcatatgtgtgtatatacagtgtgtatcaGTGAGGTATATACAAGtacattaagtttgtacataaaATGAACAGGTAGTTCTAGCTCAGAGTCATTTATGATtgaaagaaaaggggtgggattaaataaatgtaaacttcttctcactccttttcaaatatgtaaaagaaaaaaaagaaagtctatttgtttattttattgatttatttttctattctccatttttttcattttgttataatggctgttaaggcTGTAGCACTCTATTGGATCAggcttgtatacatacatacatataaacatacacacatatatatatatatatacacctacatatttctacatatacacatatatatatatatatatatatatatatatatacatacatatacacatatacatatttctgcatatacatatatatatacagtatatacatataaatatatatacatataaatatatctatatacacatatacagatatatacatacagatatatatacacatttacatatatatacatatctatacacatatatacatataaatatacatatagacacatatatacatacatatatatacacacacatgtatatacacacacacacatatacatatatatacatacacacacacacatatatatacatacatataaatatacatacacacacagatatatatgtatatatatacatacatacacacacacacatatatatatatacacacacaaatacatatatatatatatacacacacacatatatatatatatatatatacatacatacacacacatatatacacatacacacacacatatatatatatacatacacacatatatatatatatatatatatatacatacatacatacacaaatatatatatatacatacacacacacaaatatatatatatacatacatatacacacatatatataaatatacatacacacacacatatatatatatacatatacatacacacaaacacacacacacatatacgtatatatatatatatatacatacatacacacacacatatatatatataaatatacatacacatatatatatatatacatacacacacacacacatatatatatacatacacacaaacacacacacacacatatatatatatatatatatacatacacacacacacacacatatatatatacatacacacatatatatatatatgtatacatacatacacacacacacacatatatataaatatacatacacacacacacacatatatatatatatatatatatatatatatacacacacacacacaaatatatatatatatatatatatatatatatatacacatacatacacacatatataaatatacatacacacacatatatatatatacatatacatacacacaaacacacacacatatatatatatgtgtgtgtgtgtttggcgcggcgtagcgcagtgggagagtggccgtgcgcaacccgagggtccctggttcaaatcccacctagtaccaacctcgtcacgtccgttgtgtcctgagcaagacacttcacccttgctcctgataggtgctggttggcgccttgcatgacagctccctccatcagtgtgtgaatgtgtgtgtgaatgagtaaatgtggaagtagtgtcaaagcgctttgagtaccttgaaggtagaaaagcgctatacaagtacaaccctttttttttttttttttatatacatacatacacacacacacatataaatatacatacacatgtatatacacattcacacatatatatatatatgtatacatacatacacacacacacataaatatatatacatatacatacacacaaacacacacacatatatatatatatacatacatacacacatataaatatacatacacatatatatacacattcacacacacacacagacatatatatatatatatgtatacatacacacacataaatatacatacacacacacataaatatacatacacacacacacacacacacacatacatatacacatatatatatatatatatatatatatatatatatatatatatatatatatatacacacacacacacacacacatatatatatatatatatgtatttcattgtcagtgtattttatttttcctgtttttgttttatgcgCTTTATGTCAAACACAACTCTGTGTTTACATGGATCACATACAATATAGTCCACCCCCAAAatgtttcaaagtggaatatttattcTGGAGAAATTGCAGCCTAGGATAGATCAATTACTCACAACATTGATCttaattatataatttttttggagcaatgacagctttaaagaaaaacaaaactgcctgcatggcagctttgtgttattagtcaacATTAGAATGTCTTTatatttcacccgtttgctcttttatgccacttttttaaTGTTTCTTTTAATAAGGGTATGTTTAGAACGTGGCACACTGTGGACAGCCTGACTAACATCAACCACCATGACAAATATTGATGTCCAACGCAGCAGAAGTGCTTTCTGACTAACACAGTTTGGGGCCATGTGCAGTTTTACACACATCCTTGTATGGAGGGACACAAGCTTCAGTAGCGTTCGACCAATTACAAGCCAGGatcaatcacggttttacaaCAATTTAACTTGAAACCCCAACACTAATTGTATTGCGGATTATCTTTAATCTAATCTGATCAAATCCGTTAATATGATGatggccagaggtgggtagagtagccagaaattgtactcaagtaagagtactgttactgatttctgcctgtatttaagcctgccttcccCCTTTGTTCAGTCTGGATCCTTTGTTTGCCGTAAGCAACGTTCACGTCTATGTTTTGTTCCGTGCTAAATTCtaccttagcttctcgtgcgctcggcacgtttgTTTTGGACTCTGGACACTCTGCTAGTTAGCTTTAGCTTCCTGTGCATTCAACACgcgcttttcttttgtttatttcgtCTGCTTTGTACCAAGTCTTATTTGTTATTAAATCTTCTTACCTTCaggttgttgtccggagtgtccgtgTTAGAACTGGAGGGACGATCCCGCTGTAAAACGTGagattatattcaattgaatggactgcaaagacaagatatttcatgttcacactgagaaacttcatttttttcccataaaatcattaacttagaatttaataacagcaacacatttaaaaaaaacaacatttttaccagtgttttacatggccttttcttttaacaacactcagtaaaggtttgacacatttttgaagtggaattctttcccattaatgtccagcttaagttgctcaacagtctggggtctctgttgtggtatttctgggtgttgttgataaatggctttcgctttgcatagtagggttttcacttgtacttacagatgtagcgactaactgtagttactgacagtggttttctgaagtgttcctgagcccatgtggtgatattattagtgattcctagagcccaaaaaaagtctgcgggccatagagcgttttccgttcgggctccagtactctggaatgctctcccggtaacagttcgagatgctacctcagtagaagcatttaagtctcaccttaaaactcatctgtatactttagcctttaaatagacctcctttttagaccatttgatctgccgcttcttatcttttttctcctatgtccccccctcccttgtggagggggtccggtccgatgaccatggattaagtaatggctgtccagagtcgagacccaggatggaccgctcgcctgtgtatcggttggggacatctctacgctgctgatccgcctccgcttgggatggtttcctgtggacgggactctcgctgctgtcttggatccgctttgaactgaactctcacggctgtgttggagccactatggattgaactttcacagtatcatgttagacccgctcgacatccattgctttcggtcccctagagggggggggttgcccacatctgaggtcctctccaaggtttctcatagtcagcattgtcactggcgtcccactggatgtgaattctccctgcccactgggtgtgagtttcccttgcccttttgtgggttcttccgaggatgttgtagtcgtaatgatttgtgcagtcctttgagacatttgtgatttggggctatataaataaacattgattgattgatatcctttacacactgatgttgcttctcgatgcagtaccgcctgaacgatcaaaggtccataatatcatggcgtacgtgcagtgatttctccagattctctgaaccttttgatgatattacggagcgtaaattccttacaatagctggttaaaaaatgttggacaatttgctcacaaagtgttGAACCCtcgccttgtttgtgaatgaatggaagctgcttttctaccaaattatggcacccacctgttcccaatcagcctgttcacatgtgggatgttccgaataagtgtttgatgagcattcaccAACTTTATCagccttttttgccacttgtgccagctttttttaaacttgctgcaggcatcaaattccccagctaatatttgcaaaaaagcaACAAATTTTACCAGTTCGAATATTAAATATtctatctttgcagtctattcaattgaatataggttgaaaagaatttgcaaatcattgtattctctttttatttaccatttacacatcttgacaactacaatagttttgggttttgtattttaatgttgttgaaatgcatattgcaacatcaatcaatcaatcaatgtttatttatatagccccaaatcacaaatttacgggtcaccttgtttaattatctggttgtcaaatgttaaagttgtattattaaatagaggtcggtgtctagcaggaccgataatcagcatttccgttttcttggcgttaagttgcaaaaagttagcggacatccattgtttaattttcatctttgtgatcatgttcaaaggagagagttgggtcgaagatgatACCACATCACCCGGTCTATGAGCAAATGAATGTGCTCATTTAATATCTCGCATCTAACAATGTGAGATCTGTGCAGGCTAGGATTGTTTAAAGACTCATAAAGTTGTTCTTTCAGTCCAAAGTACAAAAGTGGAGCACACTTTCCCTTTGAAGAGTCCATCAATTAGCATCACAAGTCCCTCAGTTAGCATCACAAGCGTCTTTTGTGCTGCGGACTGGCGTTAAAACCTCAGGCGGGCAAATAATGACAAGCTGAAGTACAAAAAGCAACATGCAGCCAAAGAAAGGGGGCACATTTTAACCACATGCCCGCCAATAAATAACTTAGCGGGGCCCCCCCCCCAGGGAGGACTCATTTACACGCAGGCGTGTGGCTCCATTGTCTGCTTTCATGGGATGCAAACGTGAGCGTGGACTATTTAAGCGGGATGGCGTCCAGGTCAGCTAACCAACATCATGCAGTCACTCCACAAAGTCCCTCAAGGACACAGGACGGCCTTCTCTGTGGAAGACATCCTGGACCCCGGCAAGTTCACAGGCAACACCAGGGACCGCCCCACAGGTGAGAAAATGACCACTTTGGACACTTCTTTAAGACAATAACGCTCACCTGAGATGAATGTTACACTGTACTAGATGTTTCTGATGCTGGGACGCTTTCAGAgagctcaggggtgtccaaactttttccactgagggccgtacactgaataatcaaagcaagcgggggccatttattttaaaaaccaatacaatataggaataaaaaatatacatttaggcctccactcaggcctgatcccaaagggttttggtaaaattgaaatattaaaaatgtgtcattattcagtattattattcaagttttaaatctctagagcaggggtcaccaacgtggtcgcccgtaaggaccagatgagtcgcccgctggcctgttctaaaaatagctcaaatagcagcacttaccagtgagctgcctctatctttttttttttttaatttactagcaagctggtctcgctttgctcgacatttttaattctaagagagacaaaactcaagtagaatccaagaaaatattttaaagacttggttttcacttgtttgaataaattcatttattttttttactttgcttcttataactttcagaaagaaaattttagagaaaaaatacaaccttaaaaaagattttaggatttttaaacacatatacctttaaaattctttcctcttctttcctgacaatttaaatcaatgttcaagtattttttatttttttattgtaaagaataataaatacattttaatttaattcttcattttagcttctgttttttcgacgaagaatatctgtgaaataattcttcaaacttattatgattaaaattcaaaaaaaatattctggcaaatctagaaaatctttagaatcacacttaaatcttatttcaaagttttttaaatttcttttaaaatgtttgttctggaaaatctcgaagaaataatgatttgtctttgttagaaatatagcttggtccaatttgttatatattctaacaaaatgcagatatgattttaacctatttaaaacatgtcaccaaaattgtaaaattaatcctaataaggaaaaattactaatgatgttccataaattattttttaaattttttccaaaaaattcaaattagctagtttttctctttattttttccggttgaattttgaattttaaagagtcgaaattgaagataagctatgtttcaaaatttaattttaacttttttcgtgttttctcctcttttaaaccactcaattaagtgtttttttcatcatttattctctacaaaaaagcttctgaaaaaggaaaaaaaaatgtacaatggaatgacagacagaaatacccattttttaatatacatagatttatttatggaaggtaaattgagcaaattggctatttctggcaatttatttaagtgtgtatcaaactggtagcccttggcattaatcagtagccaagaaagagctcttggttccaaaaatgttggtgacccctgctctagatcaatattgggtctatctgtcaatatgacatttttaaaaattaaagttgtatgctctttttgtcaaagaaaaccatgttttttaatgggaaaaaaaacacaaaatatgcaatattttcatccaataaaatttttaagtagaatgtttgagattatataataattggaggtcaacaactcataacaccattgattttaattcactattatttttttgcgcaatgacacttaaaaacaaaacacactgatccaaaagggtcctactcattaaagtgttaaaaaataaattatatattttaatatggcaaacactaaatatgcaacatttgccctaaaaatatctcaaagtggaatatttaatgtgacataattggagtcttgaataggtcaataattcataatgacattgattttgatttactttattatttttttaaataaagaaacagcctgcatggcagctttgttttattagaatAAACATTGCAAAATTTACCTGTTAAATTttacatttgctcttttataccactttttatgttttaatttttttccatagtatttttaaaagcgacctgcgggccgcactttggacacccctgggctagCTTAACGTCAGAAACTATTCACGTCgtaaatatgttacattaacaaagacctgggcaaaatacggccacaatttctgcataaaagtgtgtttattacactttatattcatattttatgGTTTatcacatttttgttgtgtttttcttgattGTGAAatatacacaactatggaggagctggtctgagaagtaaaatattcatatgttgttaatattcagtgttttattgttcatatttaatattgCAAAATCACACTTTCTGGGCCTGTCAGGAAAAGAGCGGAATAacaatttttacaacaaatgtcTAAATACAATTGATACAATATCATAttgtagttttattttttaactttatattcatattttacggtttgttatgttttttttgcgttttgcttgattgtgaaatatacacaactatggaggagctggtctgaggaGTAAAATGttcgtatgttgttaatattcagtgttttatcgttcatatttaatattgtaaatcgcACTTTCTGGAACTGTCAGGAACAGACacggaatacattttttttacaacaaacatCTAAATAAAATTGATATAATAtcatattgtagtttttttttttacatttcatattcatattttacagtttgttacatttttgttgcgttttgcttgattgtgaaatatacacaactatggaggagctggtctgagaagtaaaatgttcgtatgttgttaatattcagtgttttattgttcatatttaatattgCAAAATCACACTTTCTTGGCCTGCCAGGAACAGAGCGGgttaaacatttttacaacaaatgtcTAAATACAATAGATACAATATCATAatgtagttcttttttttttacactttatattcatattttacgGTTTGCTACATTTTACtagcgttttgcttgattgtgaaatatacacaactatggaggagctggtctgaggaGTAAAATGttcgtatgttgttaatattcagtgttttattgttcatatttaatattgtaaatcccactttctggaACTGTCAGGAACAGAGCGGAATAAAAAATTTTTACGACAAACATCTAAATAAAATTGATACAATAtcatattgtagtttttttttttacatttcatattcatattttacagtttgttacatttttgttgcgttttgcttgattgtgaaATATACACAACTATctaggagctggtctgagaagtaaaatgtttgtatgttaatattcagtgttttatggttcatatttaatattgtaaaatCACACTTTCTGGGCCTGTCAGGCAGAGCGGaatttttttacaacaaatatCTAAATACAATAGATACAATAtcatattgtagtttttttttttacactttatattcatattttacagtttgttacatttttgttgcgttttgcttgattgtgaaATATACACAACTATctaggagctggtctgagaagtaaaatgtttgtatgttaatattcagtgttttatggttcatatttaatattgtaaaatCACACTTTCTGGGCCTGTCAGGCAGAGCGGaatttttttacaacaaatatCTAAATACAATAGATACAATAtcatattgtagtttttttttttacactttatattcatattttacagtttgttacatttttgttgcgttttgcttgattgtgaaATATACACAACTATctaggagctggtctgagaagtaaaatgtttgtatgttgttaatattcagtgttttatggttcatatttaatattgtaaaatCACACTTTCTGGGACTGTCAGGCAGAGCGGaatttttttacaacaaatatCTAAATACAATAGATacaatatcatattgtaggttttttttttacactttatattcatattttacgGTTTGTTACATTTTAGtagcgttttgcttgattgtgaaatatacacaactatggaggagctggtctgaggaGTAAAATGttcgtatgttgttaatattcagtgttttaccgttcatatttaatattgtaaattgcACTTTCTGGAACTGTCAGGAACAGACGCggaataaattttttttacaacaaacatCTAAATAAAATTGATACAATAtcatattgtagtttttttttttacatttcatattcatattttacagtttgttacatttttgttgcgttttgcttgattgtgaaatatacacaactatggaggagctggtctgagaagtaaaatgttcgtatgttgttaatattcagtgttttatggttCATATTTAATATTGCAAAATCACACTTTCTGGGACTGTCAGGAACAGAGCGGAATAacaatttttacaacaaatgttTAAATACAATTGATACAATAtcatattgtattatttattttttacactttataTTAATATTTTACGGTTTGTTACATTTtagttgcgttttgcttgattgtgaaatatacacaactatggaggagctggtctgaggaGTAAAATGTTcgtatgttaatattcagtgattcttgtgttttttatgttgatttaataaaaaaaaaaaataataaaataaatatataaaaaaatattcggcggcctggtggttggggaccaatgcTCTATAGGACATtgtgactagagatgtccgatagtatcgggctgccgatattggctgataaatgctttaaaatgtaatatctgaaattatcggtatcggtttcaaaaagttaaatttatgactttttaaaacatcgctgtgtacacggaagtagggagaagtacagagcgccaataaaccttaaaggcactgcctttgcgtgccggcccggtcacataatatctacgttttttaacacgagtgaatgcaacgcatacttggtcgacagccatacaggtcacactgagggtggccgtataaacaactttaacaacactgtgaacccacaccaaacaagaatgacaaacacatttcaggagaacatctgcaccgtaacacaacacaacaaatacccagaatcctttgtatctgtgacaattactgactattttatacaccccgggtcgtacatgttgttgaagatgtcgaaggcaatggcttcacatcacgcccatattcttgtcatcaagaCGAAGGGTATTGGGTATCCGCGCGGCTTCTATTggcttcattactctgtgaaactgattaaaatagctctgtgagtggtaaaggcggccgacctctgatatgtttcagcgggcgggtacggttctgatTAAAtgctggttcgggtggacggcgggtggatgacgactttggtgatgcggttgctgatgatataattgcctatccgcgcatctgtaatatatatatatatatatatatatatgtgtatatacataccctgccttccgcctgattgtagctgagataggcaccagcgcccccccgcgactccaaagggcataagcggtagtaaatggatggacggatggatatatgaaatacttgactcttaaccacgccccccacctcctgaaatcggaggtctcaaggttggcaagtatgcccccagacacatttttgtggcccccgagtcaaaatatttgcccagatCTGCTTTAATACTTCAGAAATCGGTCCCAGCAAAATGGATTAAGTCTGAAATGGGATACTTCAGTActgagcttttattttgaaataactccATGCttcttttaaataaatatatatattttttaccctTCCTTCACGCAGCGTCTGTACAGAGAGAGGAAAGCGGGGAGAAACAACATCCGGCGGCCGAGCACCAGAGGTCAAAGGTGAGCGGCCGGCGCGTGCGCACGGCGTACACGCTGGAGCAGCTGCACGCGCTGGAGCTCAGCTTCCGGCGCTGTCACTACCTCTCCGTGCTGGAGCGCCACGCCGTGGCCGCCGCCTTGCAACTGTCCGAGACCCAGGTCAAGATCTGGTTCCAGAACCGCCGCACTAAGTGGAGGAAGGAGCGCCCGCCAGGAGGGGAGGAAGAGAACGCCACGTGGGCCTGGCAGACCCCCGCCTTCGCCCCCTTCTGTTGCACGCCGCTGCGCCTCTTTGTGCCGCCGCCGCCCGCCCAAAACCGGTTTTATTGCTGATGCGAGCAGACGGTCACGTGACCTATGGACTCTCCTCACCCTGTGATCGTATCATGACTTGAATAGGATTAACTTATTTTGaataaacatgctttttgacagacATTGCTTCATTGTACATTCATATATTATGTTAATGAGACAAGGCCTTCCACATTTGTGACACATTCATAGCAAAACATCAAACCTTTTGccacaatgaaaaaaacaaaccaaaagcagtgaagttggcacgttgtgtaaaaggtaaataaaaagagaatacaatgatttgcaaatacttttcaacccatattcaataggatagactgcaaagacaacactgaatatttaatgttcacacaggaaaatgttattttttgcaactgttagctcatttgaaatgttATGCCTGCACATGTTtcataaaagctggcacaagtggcaaaaaagactgagagagtcgaggaatgctcatcaaacacttatatggaacatcccacaggtggacagttggtcgctacatctgtaagtacaagttaaaactcttctatgcaaagcgaaaaccatttgtcaacaacacccagaaacccagaAATACCTCAACTTATAGTcgattgaatatactgcaaagacaagatatttaatgttcgaattgagaaactttactttttgcaaatattagctcatttgaaatttgatgcctgcaacatgtttcataaaagctggcacaagtcgcaaaaaatatggagaaagttgaggaatgctcgtcaaacacttatatggaacatcccacaggtggacagctggtcgctacatctgtaagtacaagttaaaactcttctatgcaatgcgaaagccatttgtcaacaacacccagaaacacctcaacttatattcaattgaatagactgcaaagacaagatatttaatgttcgaattgagaaacttctatatttttttcaaatattagctcatttggaatgtgatgcctgcgacatgttgcaaaaaaagctggcacaagtggcaaaaagactgagaaagttgaggaatgctcatcaaacacttatatggaacatcccacaggtggacagctggtcgctacatctgtaagtacaagttaaaactcttctatgcaatgCAAAAGCCATTTgtaaacaacacccagaaacacctcaacttatattcaattgaatagactgcaaagacaagatatttaatgttcgaattgagaaacttctatatttttttcaaatattagctcatttggaatttgatgcctgcgaca from Nerophis ophidion isolate RoL-2023_Sa linkage group LG17, RoL_Noph_v1.0, whole genome shotgun sequence harbors:
- the pnx gene encoding homeobox protein pnx, which translates into the protein MQSLHKVPQGHRTAFSVEDILDPGKFTGNTRDRPTASVQREESGEKQHPAAEHQRSKVSGRRVRTAYTLEQLHALELSFRRCHYLSVLERHAVAAALQLSETQVKIWFQNRRTKWRKERPPGGEEENATWAWQTPAFAPFCCTPLRLFVPPPPAQNRFYC